A genomic window from Candidatus Andeanibacterium colombiense includes:
- a CDS encoding TonB-dependent receptor → MGAALALVLMPSAVMAQDADAAKSPDAAKSSDDQIQEIVVTAQFTSQNVRDVPISITAVSGETLEARGQTSLTDIGQSTPGLAIRPSGQYGNATAVTIRGVGNFNALYGYEPGVGIYIDDVYYPTLYGSQLDLLDLDRIEVLRGPQGTLAGKNSIGGAVKLYSRAPTGKGDGYVEATIGERNQRGMRAAADFTLVPDRLFFRISGVYKSVDGYVNRIDYKCRNPTANVPTVAPQYDLGNCKIGTEGGTDYGGVRGALRYLSEDERLDATLQFDVYKDTSDAQPDRLVTVNPASPNAALLTPFLDSGKYESYSTFQTQTGRGFEGVNRLKGYGFSGRVSYDLADHLNFTSITAYRSYNAGYQVDIDGTPYGMTTEDLHLHFNWFTQEVRLGGSFLDNVIEYTLGGYYYKATGNQAGLLQISGTVVPPPTVPTSFVLNALQGDIIKSESKAAFLNTIIHPVENLDIAAGIRWTDDSKDYFYHRRDANTLLPISPPDGLGGSFSGDRIDYRVALSYHISPSIMAYGSISTGFKGGGVNPAIYRAEQIVEFGPEKLTAYELGTKASLFDRHLTIDVSGYYNKYNDIQLIITSGTGIFAAPASVPVNGGAATIKGVEVEANASFGGFSADASFSTLDFKYTDITAGTGIKPNFITPYTPKTKWSAGAQYALDLSGGLSLTPRIDVSHQSGIYSLAINAPTNYSSGFTTANAHLKLQSEDGHWSFDLAASNLFNKYYYTSRYANLYGLMGTISGQVAPPRQISGTLRYNF, encoded by the coding sequence GTGGGCGCCGCCCTGGCGCTGGTGCTGATGCCTTCGGCGGTCATGGCGCAGGACGCTGATGCAGCGAAAAGCCCTGATGCCGCGAAAAGCAGCGACGACCAGATCCAGGAAATCGTCGTCACCGCGCAGTTCACCAGCCAGAACGTTCGCGACGTGCCGATCTCGATCACAGCCGTCTCGGGTGAGACGCTGGAGGCACGCGGTCAGACCAGTCTTACCGACATCGGCCAATCGACCCCGGGTCTGGCGATCCGTCCGTCGGGCCAATACGGCAACGCCACCGCCGTGACCATTCGCGGCGTCGGCAACTTCAACGCGCTCTACGGTTACGAGCCGGGCGTCGGCATCTATATCGACGACGTCTACTATCCGACGCTTTACGGCTCACAGCTCGACCTGCTCGATCTCGACCGGATCGAAGTGCTTCGTGGACCGCAGGGGACGCTGGCGGGCAAGAACTCGATCGGCGGCGCCGTGAAGCTCTACAGCCGCGCGCCCACCGGCAAGGGCGACGGCTATGTCGAGGCCACGATCGGCGAGCGCAACCAGCGGGGCATGCGCGCGGCGGCAGACTTCACGCTTGTGCCGGATCGGTTGTTCTTCCGTATTTCGGGCGTTTACAAGTCGGTCGACGGCTATGTAAACCGGATCGACTACAAGTGCCGCAATCCCACCGCCAACGTTCCGACCGTGGCGCCGCAGTACGATCTCGGGAACTGCAAGATCGGCACCGAAGGCGGCACGGACTATGGTGGCGTGCGCGGCGCATTGCGCTACCTCAGCGAAGATGAGCGCCTGGACGCGACGCTGCAGTTCGACGTCTACAAGGATACCAGCGACGCCCAGCCCGATCGCCTGGTGACGGTCAATCCGGCCAGCCCGAACGCGGCGTTGCTGACGCCCTTCCTGGATTCCGGAAAATACGAAAGCTACTCCACGTTCCAGACCCAGACCGGGCGCGGCTTCGAAGGCGTCAACCGGCTCAAGGGTTACGGCTTTTCCGGCCGGGTATCGTACGATCTCGCCGATCATCTCAATTTCACGTCGATCACGGCATACCGTTCGTACAACGCTGGCTATCAGGTCGATATCGACGGTACGCCCTACGGCATGACGACCGAAGACCTGCACCTGCATTTCAACTGGTTCACGCAGGAAGTCCGGCTCGGCGGATCGTTCCTCGACAATGTGATCGAATACACTCTGGGCGGTTATTACTACAAGGCGACCGGCAACCAGGCGGGCCTGCTGCAAATCAGCGGAACCGTGGTTCCGCCGCCTACTGTCCCTACTTCATTCGTGCTTAATGCCTTGCAGGGCGACATCATCAAGTCGGAAAGCAAGGCGGCCTTCCTCAATACGATTATCCATCCGGTGGAGAATCTGGACATCGCCGCGGGCATCCGTTGGACCGACGACAGCAAGGATTATTTCTACCACCGTCGCGACGCGAACACCCTGCTGCCGATCTCGCCCCCGGATGGGTTGGGTGGTTCGTTCTCGGGTGACAGGATCGATTACCGGGTTGCGCTTTCCTATCACATCAGCCCGTCGATCATGGCCTACGGGTCGATTTCGACCGGCTTCAAGGGTGGCGGCGTTAATCCGGCGATCTACCGTGCGGAGCAGATCGTCGAGTTCGGACCCGAAAAGCTCACGGCGTACGAACTCGGCACCAAGGCTTCGCTGTTCGACCGGCATCTGACGATCGATGTTTCGGGGTATTACAACAAGTACAATGACATTCAGCTGATCATCACGTCGGGCACGGGGATTTTTGCAGCTCCGGCGTCGGTTCCGGTCAACGGCGGCGCGGCAACCATCAAGGGTGTCGAGGTCGAAGCGAACGCGTCGTTCGGCGGCTTCAGCGCCGATGCTTCGTTCAGCACGCTCGACTTCAAATATACCGATATCACCGCGGGCACGGGTATCAAGCCGAACTTCATCACGCCCTATACCCCTAAGACCAAGTGGTCGGCCGGTGCGCAGTACGCGCTCGATCTGAGCGGTGGCCTGTCGCTGACGCCGCGCATCGATGTCAGCCATCAGTCGGGCATCTACTCGCTCGCGATCAATGCCCCCACCAACTATTCTTCGGGCTTTACGACCGCGAACGCGCATCTGAAACTGCAGAGCGAGGATGGCCATTGGTCCTTCGACCTGGCCGCGAGCAACCTGTTCAACAAGTATTATTACACCAGCCGTTACGCCAATCTGTACGGCCTGATGGGGACCATATCCGGTCAGGTCGCGCCCCCCCGGCAGATTAGCGGAACGCTGCGCTACAATTTCTGA
- a CDS encoding MFS transporter, whose translation MLLAACLLCAVIDGYDVAIISYVTPDIAREWSVPLSTFGWVFSAGLIGLVLGALVLAPAADRYGRRAIMLVAVSGATVATMANALAADLTHLVLSRICVGLTVGAMTALVVAVAFEVAPRRVRVLMVTVVGCGFSLGNLLCGVLASAVIPAWGWRVLFYGGAAALLVVGILFFFFLGNAAKTADRNGGGYIAGIKALVRPGQRGLTASVWLLHFGGVGTLYMIMSWMPSLLTRSGYSTAQAAFAVAFISAGGLFGGVIGGLLLNAIGKTWLLVNYAIAGATMAALPLFFDSWLIFPINVIVGFCVVGGYICNNVVAADVYPSGLRASGVGWAQGVGRTSSVASPLLVSLALQLNATNTQILLVGSAFPAMSACAAFLLIRARSLQPAIGKV comes from the coding sequence ATGCTTCTCGCCGCCTGCCTGCTGTGCGCGGTAATCGACGGTTACGACGTCGCGATCATTTCCTATGTCACGCCCGACATCGCCCGCGAGTGGTCCGTGCCTCTGTCGACCTTCGGCTGGGTTTTCTCTGCGGGGCTTATCGGGCTGGTTCTGGGCGCACTTGTCCTGGCGCCAGCTGCGGATCGATACGGCAGGCGGGCGATCATGCTCGTGGCAGTGTCAGGTGCGACCGTCGCCACCATGGCCAACGCGCTTGCTGCCGATCTGACGCATCTCGTGCTGTCGCGGATCTGTGTGGGACTGACGGTCGGCGCGATGACGGCGCTGGTGGTCGCGGTCGCATTCGAAGTCGCACCCCGGCGGGTTCGCGTATTGATGGTCACGGTCGTCGGCTGCGGCTTTTCGCTCGGCAATCTCTTGTGCGGCGTGCTCGCCTCGGCCGTCATTCCGGCCTGGGGCTGGCGGGTCCTGTTTTACGGCGGCGCTGCCGCGCTCCTCGTCGTCGGGATTTTGTTCTTCTTCTTTCTCGGCAATGCCGCGAAGACCGCGGATCGGAACGGCGGTGGCTATATCGCCGGCATCAAAGCCCTGGTCCGTCCGGGACAGCGGGGACTGACCGCGAGCGTGTGGCTGCTGCATTTCGGCGGAGTGGGCACGCTTTATATGATCATGTCGTGGATGCCGTCGTTGCTCACCAGAAGCGGTTATTCCACTGCGCAGGCTGCCTTCGCAGTTGCCTTCATCAGTGCCGGCGGGCTGTTCGGCGGTGTGATCGGCGGCCTGCTGCTGAATGCTATTGGAAAGACCTGGCTACTCGTCAATTACGCTATCGCGGGCGCGACCATGGCCGCGTTGCCGCTATTTTTTGATTCATGGTTGATCTTCCCGATCAACGTCATTGTCGGCTTCTGCGTTGTGGGTGGCTACATCTGCAACAACGTGGTGGCGGCGGATGTTTATCCTTCGGGACTGCGGGCGAGCGGCGTTGGATGGGCACAAGGCGTGGGCCGAACCAGCAGCGTCGCTTCCCCACTTTTGGTTTCGCTGGCGCTTCAGCTAAACGCCACAAACACGCAAATCCTGCTTGTCGGTTCGGCGTTTCCGGCCATGAGCGCCTGTGCTGCCTTTCTTCTAATCCGCGCCCGCAGCCTTCAACCCGCAATTGGCAAAGTGTGA
- a CDS encoding LysR family transcriptional regulator — MTRHSLIELEAVLAIVRCGSFRAAALDLGISTTAISNAVGKLERELAVRLFNRTTRSVSLTYAGRIFVAQIKPALEDIQKAMNTARSQQETPSGTLRINAFATAAREIMTPLVLTYLDRFPQVHIDLVTEGRLVDVVAAGFDLGVRSADLVPSDAIAIPLGQERRMAVAASPAFFEGRAIPQLPQELLTYPCVRVRLPNGALFRWRFENGGEELQLDVEGPMTLDEASLARIAVTNGVGIGYFMEADVREDIAAGRLVRILEDWTPPLVPLCLYYSNRRNSSAAFRAFIALARDFAAGRLP; from the coding sequence ATGACTCGCCATTCGCTCATCGAACTCGAGGCGGTGCTGGCCATCGTTCGGTGTGGCTCGTTCCGCGCAGCGGCGCTCGATCTCGGTATCTCAACGACTGCCATCAGCAATGCAGTGGGGAAGCTCGAGCGAGAACTTGCCGTCCGGCTGTTCAATCGCACTACTCGCAGCGTCTCGCTAACCTATGCGGGACGGATCTTCGTCGCACAAATCAAGCCTGCGCTCGAAGACATCCAGAAAGCGATGAATACGGCGCGCTCCCAGCAGGAAACGCCGTCCGGCACCTTGCGCATCAATGCCTTCGCGACGGCGGCACGCGAGATCATGACGCCGCTCGTCCTGACCTATCTGGACCGCTTTCCGCAGGTTCATATCGACTTGGTGACCGAGGGGCGTCTCGTCGATGTCGTCGCAGCTGGCTTCGACCTTGGCGTGCGCAGCGCCGATCTTGTGCCCAGCGACGCGATCGCCATCCCGCTGGGGCAAGAGCGACGCATGGCGGTTGCCGCGTCCCCCGCCTTTTTCGAAGGCAGGGCTATCCCGCAGCTGCCGCAGGAGCTGCTCACTTACCCCTGCGTTCGCGTGCGGCTTCCCAATGGCGCATTGTTCCGATGGCGGTTTGAGAACGGCGGAGAGGAGCTGCAGCTCGACGTCGAGGGACCGATGACCCTCGACGAAGCGTCGCTTGCGCGCATCGCCGTGACGAACGGCGTAGGGATCGGCTATTTCATGGAAGCGGATGTCCGCGAGGACATCGCGGCGGGTCGGCTCGTTCGCATTCTCGAAGACTGGACGCCACCGCTCGTGCCGCTGTGCCTTTATTACTCCAATCGGCGAAATTCCTCCGCGGCCTTCCGAGCCTTCATCGCGCTCGCGCGCGACTTCGCCGCCGGACGGCTCCCATAG
- a CDS encoding alkene reductase, whose amino-acid sequence MTRSRTPGGVPNALNAEYYAQRASAGLVFAESTAISPYGVGFTDTPGIFSDEQAAGWAKVTDAVHRRGGHIVLQLWHSGHYSHRSLLPGGALPIGPSARPVSGTVWTPLGPMEVEVPRALEQEGVPQVLDEYRVAAKLALAANFDAVEVHAGNGYLIDQFLRDSTNHRTDEYGGPPENRMRLLLEVVEAVSSIWGRERVGVRLSPTNPSVFGIMDSQPEVLFPQVVDALERAGIGFLDMVEGGTGDSADQCPFDYEALRRRFSGVYIANNRFTQESAECAVAEGRADMIAFGRSFIANPDLVERFRRRAPLNPIAFETLRGPGAEGYLDYPTLA is encoded by the coding sequence ATGACGCGGAGCCGGACGCCGGGCGGCGTGCCGAACGCGCTCAATGCGGAATACTATGCGCAGCGCGCGAGCGCCGGGCTGGTGTTCGCGGAGTCCACCGCCATCTCGCCCTACGGGGTCGGCTTCACCGACACGCCGGGAATCTTCAGCGATGAGCAGGCGGCCGGCTGGGCCAAGGTGACCGACGCGGTACACCGGCGCGGCGGGCATATCGTGCTGCAACTGTGGCACAGCGGACATTATTCGCACCGCTCGCTCCTGCCCGGCGGCGCGTTGCCCATCGGGCCTTCGGCCAGACCGGTTTCCGGAACGGTTTGGACTCCTTTGGGGCCCATGGAGGTCGAAGTCCCGCGGGCGCTGGAGCAGGAAGGCGTGCCGCAGGTGCTTGATGAATATCGTGTGGCAGCCAAGCTGGCGCTCGCGGCGAACTTCGATGCGGTCGAGGTCCATGCGGGCAACGGTTATCTGATCGACCAGTTTCTGCGTGATTCCACCAATCACCGGACCGACGAATATGGCGGGCCGCCCGAGAACCGGATGCGGTTGCTGCTCGAGGTGGTCGAGGCGGTTTCCTCGATCTGGGGTCGGGAGCGGGTCGGGGTCCGGCTGTCTCCGACCAATCCTTCGGTGTTCGGTATCATGGATTCGCAGCCCGAAGTGCTGTTCCCGCAAGTGGTCGACGCGCTCGAGCGGGCCGGGATCGGCTTCCTCGACATGGTCGAAGGCGGGACCGGGGATTCCGCGGATCAATGCCCTTTCGATTACGAGGCGCTGCGGCGGCGCTTCTCGGGCGTCTATATCGCGAACAACCGTTTCACCCAGGAAAGCGCCGAATGCGCGGTCGCCGAAGGGCGCGCCGACATGATCGCCTTCGGGCGCTCGTTCATCGCGAACCCCGATCTGGTCGAACGTTTCCGCAGGCGGGCGCCGCTCAACCCGATCGCGTTCGAGACACTTCGCGGCCCCGGCGCGGAAGGGTATCTGGATTACCCGACGCTGGCGTGA
- a CDS encoding MFS transporter, whose protein sequence is MGEVTLANSKPSAVAAPAAPLADRAFTRSTMILIVACVLCAILDGYDVVVISYVVPLLSKEWSEPLAGFGIVFSIGLVGLVVGALGLAPLADQHGRRKIMLGALVLGAVATFANAFVGGLVPLLVCRLFVGLAMGVIIALVVTIAHEASPPRYRMLIVTIVGCGLSLGNLAAGLLASVVLPRFGWEPLFLGAAALNVLIGAMFVVTLRDSVVARKTARTHYLSHIGSLFSKDLAKLTVVLWVLHFGGVGANYMLISWLPSLLTRSGYAAADAALATSLISFGGLVGGLLSGFALARFGRAWIFTLYGCAALLIVTIPFVLGTPWLYAINFVVGICIVGGYISNNAITSELYPASSRASGLGWAQGVGRSGGVITPLIVSLALQLNASLTQIVLLAAVFPLMSTIAAILLGKVSAPTELRTDEVT, encoded by the coding sequence ATGGGTGAGGTTACATTGGCAAACTCGAAACCATCGGCGGTAGCGGCGCCGGCCGCGCCGCTAGCCGACCGGGCCTTTACCCGATCGACGATGATCCTGATTGTCGCATGCGTGCTGTGCGCGATCCTCGACGGGTATGACGTCGTGGTCATTTCCTATGTCGTTCCGTTGCTGTCCAAGGAATGGTCCGAGCCGCTTGCCGGTTTCGGGATCGTTTTCTCGATAGGCTTGGTGGGCTTGGTGGTGGGCGCGCTGGGGCTCGCGCCGCTGGCAGACCAACATGGTCGGCGAAAAATCATGCTCGGCGCTCTGGTGCTCGGGGCTGTAGCGACTTTTGCGAACGCTTTCGTCGGCGGGTTGGTGCCCTTGCTGGTCTGCCGGCTTTTCGTGGGCCTTGCGATGGGTGTAATCATCGCACTGGTGGTGACGATCGCTCACGAGGCATCTCCGCCGCGATATCGCATGCTGATCGTCACCATCGTGGGTTGCGGCCTGTCGCTGGGCAATCTCGCGGCCGGCCTGCTCGCATCCGTCGTGCTGCCGCGCTTCGGCTGGGAGCCGCTGTTTCTGGGGGCGGCAGCACTGAACGTCCTCATCGGAGCGATGTTCGTTGTAACCTTGCGGGATTCGGTGGTCGCGCGAAAGACCGCCCGGACGCATTATCTCTCGCACATCGGCTCGCTGTTCAGCAAGGATCTGGCGAAGCTGACCGTCGTGCTGTGGGTTCTGCACTTCGGCGGAGTGGGCGCCAACTACATGCTGATCTCGTGGCTTCCGTCGCTGTTGACGCGGTCGGGCTATGCTGCGGCGGACGCGGCGCTGGCGACATCCCTGATCAGTTTCGGCGGACTCGTTGGAGGACTGCTTTCGGGTTTCGCGCTCGCTCGCTTCGGGCGCGCCTGGATCTTTACGCTTTATGGCTGTGCCGCGCTGCTCATCGTCACGATCCCGTTCGTCCTGGGCACGCCGTGGCTCTACGCGATCAATTTCGTCGTCGGCATCTGCATCGTCGGCGGCTACATCAGCAACAACGCGATCACGTCGGAGCTCTACCCGGCATCGTCCCGCGCAAGCGGACTGGGCTGGGCTCAAGGGGTCGGAAGGTCGGGCGGGGTGATCACCCCGCTCATCGTTTCCCTGGCGCTGCAACTCAACGCCTCGCTAACCCAGATCGTGCTTCTGGCTGCGGTGTTCCCGCTAATGAGTACGATCGCCGCAATTCTTCTCGGCAAGGTTTCGGCTCCCACGGAGCTGCGCACCGATGAGGTAACGTAG
- a CDS encoding helix-turn-helix domain-containing protein, with the protein MSEAGHSWSTSQASGERTLRQWRELVAETFIACNITPFAADDFNASLTHYAFGPVGVQEVHSAGSHIERTREHIRRDRKDGYFVIQQRSGQVVIEQHGRTAIANPGDCILLSAKAPYSIQAQDHFIGLSMSVSNQILQSWLPDPECMTARTIDGKAGWGRALSATLSNFPETAPRGLALPEFVVVEQVMAQLAIALGTDTSPATRHQKALLKRLGETLSDRHREPDFDPSQLAEQHGLSKRYVHLLFARAGTSFGKELARVRLESARRLLEDHRFDCVDIMEIALRCGFRDSNGFSKRFRGQYGYPPSTYRQRLEGARAAG; encoded by the coding sequence ATGAGTGAAGCTGGCCATTCTTGGTCGACCAGCCAAGCTAGCGGTGAGCGAACGCTTCGCCAGTGGCGGGAACTGGTCGCGGAGACGTTCATAGCCTGCAACATCACGCCGTTTGCGGCGGACGATTTCAATGCGTCTCTAACACATTACGCCTTCGGGCCGGTGGGCGTTCAGGAAGTTCACTCTGCCGGATCGCACATCGAGCGAACGCGCGAGCATATCCGGCGTGACCGCAAGGACGGTTACTTCGTCATTCAGCAGCGTTCGGGCCAGGTCGTGATCGAACAGCATGGCCGAACCGCGATCGCAAATCCGGGCGATTGCATCCTCTTGTCCGCGAAAGCGCCCTATTCAATCCAGGCGCAGGATCACTTCATTGGCCTGAGCATGTCGGTTTCCAACCAGATCTTGCAAAGCTGGCTTCCCGATCCCGAATGCATGACCGCGCGAACGATCGACGGCAAAGCGGGCTGGGGCCGCGCCCTTTCGGCAACCCTGTCCAATTTTCCGGAAACCGCTCCCCGCGGATTGGCATTGCCCGAGTTCGTAGTCGTCGAACAGGTGATGGCCCAGTTGGCGATCGCGCTGGGGACGGACACCTCGCCCGCGACCCGCCATCAGAAGGCGCTTCTCAAGCGCCTCGGCGAAACCTTGTCCGACCGCCACCGGGAGCCGGACTTCGACCCTTCCCAACTCGCGGAACAGCACGGCTTGTCGAAGCGATATGTGCACTTGTTATTCGCAAGGGCTGGCACGAGCTTTGGTAAGGAACTGGCGAGAGTCCGCCTCGAAAGTGCGAGACGCCTGCTCGAGGATCATCGTTTCGATTGCGTGGACATCATGGAAATTGCGCTTCGATGCGGGTTTCGCGATTCAAACGGCTTCTCCAAGCGGTTTCGCGGGCAGTACGGATACCCGCCCTCGACATATCGCCAGCGGCTGGAAGGCGCGCGGGCCGCCGGCTAA
- a CDS encoding SDR family oxidoreductase: MTIKADSTEFAGKRVLISGGTKGLGRATVERFLAGGARVMTAARTIKHTIDGVDYVQADLTTAEGGEMLAKAAIERLGGIDILAHVIGGSASPAGGFVALTDEHWLAELNLNLLATVRLDRLLIPQMLERGKGTVVHVTSIQSVLPLPESTTGYAASKAALRTYSKSISKELGPKGVRVNVVSPGWIMTEATGDFLEMLRAANGGTIQEARQSVLDALGGISIGRGAEPEEVADLIAYLASDRAAAIHGAEVVIDGGTIRTV; the protein is encoded by the coding sequence ATGACGATCAAGGCGGATTCGACCGAGTTCGCCGGCAAGCGCGTGCTCATCAGCGGCGGCACCAAGGGTCTCGGCCGTGCCACGGTCGAACGCTTCCTGGCCGGCGGAGCGCGGGTCATGACCGCCGCCCGGACAATCAAGCACACCATCGACGGAGTCGATTATGTCCAGGCTGACCTGACTACAGCTGAGGGCGGCGAAATGCTGGCCAAGGCGGCGATCGAGCGGCTGGGCGGCATCGACATTCTCGCCCATGTCATTGGCGGTTCGGCGTCGCCTGCCGGTGGCTTTGTCGCGCTGACGGACGAGCACTGGCTGGCCGAGCTGAACCTCAACCTGCTGGCGACCGTCCGACTGGATCGCCTGCTGATCCCGCAGATGCTCGAACGGGGCAAGGGCACTGTGGTGCATGTCACCTCGATCCAGTCCGTCCTGCCGCTTCCCGAATCCACAACCGGCTATGCTGCCTCCAAGGCGGCGCTCAGAACCTACAGCAAGTCGATCTCGAAGGAACTCGGACCCAAGGGCGTGCGGGTGAACGTCGTCTCGCCCGGCTGGATCATGACGGAGGCCACCGGCGACTTTCTCGAAATGCTTCGGGCTGCAAATGGCGGCACTATCCAGGAGGCGCGTCAATCCGTGCTCGATGCCCTGGGCGGGATTTCGATCGGGCGCGGAGCCGAGCCCGAAGAGGTGGCAGACCTGATCGCCTATCTCGCTTCCGATCGTGCCGCCGCGATCCATGGCGCGGAGGTAGTCATTGACGGCGGGACGATCCGGACTGTCTGA
- a CDS encoding electron transfer flavoprotein subunit beta/FixA family protein codes for MSEVPVQSRIVVLVKQVLDANVRPRVRPDGSGVDLANLKLSMNPFDEIALEAAVKLKEQGEAQEVIAITVGRGKAQDTLRAALAMGADRGILVECEPELEPLAVAKAAWSVITDLEPVLVIAGKQAIDDDCHQTGQMLAALLGWGQALCASRIALSHDHAEVDCEVDNGRETLRLPLPAVVTTDLRLNTPRSISLPNLMKAKSKPIDIVASSALEIDVRPRLKIVEVREPRVRSAGVKVETAAEIAKVLKELTVA; via the coding sequence ATGTCGGAGGTGCCGGTGCAATCTAGGATAGTGGTTTTGGTGAAGCAGGTTCTGGACGCGAATGTCCGGCCGCGCGTACGGCCGGACGGCAGCGGCGTGGATCTCGCCAACCTCAAACTCTCGATGAATCCGTTCGACGAGATTGCTCTTGAGGCAGCGGTGAAGCTGAAAGAGCAGGGCGAGGCGCAGGAGGTTATCGCGATCACGGTCGGACGCGGCAAAGCTCAGGACACCTTGCGGGCGGCGCTCGCGATGGGGGCGGACCGGGGAATCCTCGTCGAATGCGAACCCGAACTGGAACCTTTGGCGGTCGCCAAGGCCGCGTGGTCCGTCATAACGGATCTTGAGCCGGTCCTGGTGATTGCGGGCAAGCAGGCGATCGACGACGATTGCCATCAGACCGGACAGATGCTTGCGGCGCTTCTCGGCTGGGGTCAGGCCCTTTGTGCATCGCGCATCGCACTTTCGCATGATCACGCCGAAGTCGATTGCGAGGTGGATAATGGCAGGGAGACATTGCGCCTGCCTCTCCCGGCGGTCGTGACCACCGATCTGCGCCTGAATACGCCGCGATCCATTTCCCTTCCCAATCTCATGAAGGCGAAGTCCAAGCCGATCGACATCGTCGCCTCGTCCGCGCTCGAGATCGACGTTCGCCCGCGGCTGAAGATCGTCGAGGTCCGTGAACCGCGGGTGCGGTCTGCGGGGGTCAAGGTGGAGACCGCGGCCGAGATCGCCAAAGTCCTGAAGGAACTGACCGTTGCCTGA
- a CDS encoding nuclear transport factor 2 family protein gives MSMDLPKPIAAYVEANARLDIDGMLKPFLRDAVFIDNGKHFNGKAAIRQLFEEEVIPVKAIFTPDTLRKEGGDVVVEGPAYGDFPGSPLRFTYRFTLVDGSIKTLETTV, from the coding sequence ATGTCGATGGACCTGCCCAAGCCGATCGCCGCCTATGTCGAGGCAAATGCCCGTCTCGATATCGACGGCATGTTGAAGCCCTTCCTGCGCGACGCCGTGTTCATCGATAATGGCAAGCACTTCAATGGAAAGGCGGCGATCCGCCAGCTGTTCGAGGAAGAAGTGATCCCGGTGAAGGCGATATTCACGCCCGATACGCTTCGGAAAGAGGGCGGCGATGTCGTCGTCGAAGGTCCCGCTTATGGTGACTTCCCGGGCAGCCCGCTCCGTTTCACCTACCGCTTCACGCTGGTCGATGGCTCCATCAAGACCCTGGAGACCACGGTATGA
- a CDS encoding TetR/AcrR family transcriptional regulator, producing MADFKRASILREAARQFYTKGYDGTRIDEIASVLGVTKPFIYYHFKNKTELLDEICVRATAVSGEALEMVAEQNHEIGVELREAIRLLALQVIENRADIAICFREEKYISPEARLRLEANRRRYDAALSDILKRAGREGLISIGDPQVATQVLTGAITWSFVWYREGGRLQPEDVAEQVLDLAAAMLNAGKLSA from the coding sequence GTGGCCGATTTCAAACGCGCTTCGATCCTCAGGGAAGCCGCCCGCCAGTTCTATACGAAGGGCTATGACGGCACCCGGATCGACGAGATCGCGAGCGTGCTCGGCGTGACCAAGCCGTTCATATATTATCACTTCAAGAACAAGACCGAGCTGCTCGACGAGATCTGCGTGAGAGCGACCGCCGTCTCGGGCGAGGCCCTCGAAATGGTCGCCGAGCAAAACCACGAGATCGGCGTCGAGCTGCGCGAGGCGATCCGGCTCCTTGCCCTTCAGGTGATCGAGAACCGGGCCGATATCGCGATCTGCTTTCGGGAGGAGAAATATATCTCTCCCGAAGCGAGGCTACGCCTGGAGGCCAACCGGCGCCGCTATGATGCCGCCCTGAGCGATATACTGAAACGGGCGGGCCGCGAGGGGCTGATCTCGATCGGCGATCCGCAAGTGGCGACCCAGGTACTGACCGGTGCGATCACCTGGAGCTTTGTCTGGTACCGGGAGGGCGGCCGGCTGCAGCCCGAGGATGTGGCTGAACAAGTACTGGATCTGGCGGCGGCGATGCTGAATGCGGGGAAGTTGTCGGCGTAG